The Haemophilus parainfluenzae genome window below encodes:
- a CDS encoding glycosyltransferase family 4 protein, whose translation MNKTLLSNNNHPNISLTCQKFQYGGGMERYLIDIVNGFSLANITPKIYSAKFDTALPEYDLINPVKINLSFVPKKLRTSFLSYFSNKYKETSEVSLTTSYTLSDVVICGGNHKGYLQASKKKPSISDRFKIMGEQKSLNQSKYVIAHSALMKKELVELYHIPENKIDVIYPPINTDKFTQINEEERVKLREKLGFKKDEIIYLFPSTGHTRKGFDVLKKYFEKTLLPIRLVVAGTPVEENPKISSLGFCKNMPELYQAADFTIMASQYEPFGLVGLESILSGTPVIFSENMGCLEVLQHEFGYTFSRENMNTLDDAIQKSVKQASEHQHRILNPMDCIRYNPSLSHHIKTILELIAK comes from the coding sequence TCAAAAATTTCAATATGGCGGAGGTATGGAACGATATCTTATTGATATTGTTAATGGATTCTCTCTGGCAAACATTACACCTAAAATTTACTCTGCCAAGTTTGATACTGCATTACCTGAATATGATTTAATTAATCCAGTTAAGATTAATCTTTCTTTTGTTCCTAAAAAATTGAGAACCTCGTTTCTTTCCTATTTTTCAAATAAATATAAAGAAACATCAGAAGTCTCACTTACCACCTCTTATACCCTATCTGACGTGGTTATTTGTGGTGGAAATCATAAAGGATATCTACAAGCATCAAAGAAAAAGCCAAGCATATCAGATCGATTTAAAATCATGGGTGAACAAAAATCCTTAAATCAATCAAAATATGTCATCGCTCATTCTGCATTAATGAAAAAAGAACTCGTTGAGTTATATCATATCCCAGAAAACAAAATTGACGTGATTTATCCTCCTATTAATACAGATAAATTCACACAAATCAATGAAGAAGAAAGAGTGAAGCTCAGAGAAAAGTTAGGTTTCAAAAAAGATGAAATCATTTACCTATTCCCTTCTACTGGGCATACGCGAAAAGGTTTCGATGTTTTGAAAAAATATTTTGAAAAAACTCTGTTGCCTATTCGCTTAGTGGTAGCAGGAACGCCTGTAGAAGAAAATCCTAAAATCTCTTCGCTTGGTTTTTGCAAAAATATGCCTGAATTATATCAAGCGGCAGATTTCACCATTATGGCATCTCAATATGAGCCATTTGGGCTTGTTGGACTAGAATCCATATTATCTGGTACGCCAGTTATTTTTTCTGAAAACATGGGATGCCTAGAAGTATTACAACATGAATTTGGCTATACATTTTCTAGAGAAAACATGAATACATTGGATGATGCAATTCAAAAATCAGTAAAACAAGCATCTGAACATCAACATCGTATTCTCAATCCAATGGACTGTATTCGTTATAATCCAAGTTTGAGTCATCATATTAAAACAATACTGGAACTCATCGCTAAATGA
- the rsmA gene encoding 16S rRNA (adenine(1518)-N(6)/adenine(1519)-N(6))-dimethyltransferase RsmA — protein MNSKKHLGHTARKRFGQNFLHDTSVIQGIVAAIYPQPNQFLVEIGPGLGALTEPVGELVDHLTVIELDRDLAERLRHHPFLHQKLTVIETDAMQFDFSELYTKENLSEKGQKLRVFGNLPYNISTPLMFHLFKYHDVIQDMHFMLQKEVVKRLCAGPNSKAYGRLTIMAQYFCQVMPVLEVPPSAFKPAPKVDSAVVRLIPHKELPHPVKDLYWLNRVCSQAFNQRRKTLRNALSTLFSPENLTALGIDLNARAENLAIADYARLANWLADNPPADVNKDEILDSEE, from the coding sequence ATGAATTCAAAAAAACACTTAGGCCATACCGCACGTAAACGTTTTGGTCAAAACTTTTTACATGATACTTCTGTAATTCAAGGTATCGTGGCGGCGATTTACCCACAACCCAATCAATTCTTAGTGGAAATTGGTCCGGGACTTGGTGCATTAACAGAGCCTGTTGGTGAACTTGTCGATCATCTGACTGTGATAGAGCTTGACCGAGATCTTGCAGAACGTTTACGTCATCATCCATTTTTACATCAAAAACTCACTGTTATTGAAACGGATGCGATGCAATTTGATTTTAGTGAGCTTTATACAAAAGAAAATTTGTCAGAAAAAGGGCAAAAATTACGTGTATTTGGTAACTTGCCATACAACATTTCTACGCCATTGATGTTCCACTTATTTAAGTACCATGATGTAATTCAAGACATGCACTTCATGCTACAAAAAGAAGTGGTGAAACGCTTATGTGCTGGACCAAATAGCAAAGCTTATGGCCGCTTAACCATTATGGCGCAATATTTCTGCCAAGTGATGCCTGTACTTGAAGTGCCACCTTCTGCATTTAAACCTGCACCGAAAGTGGATTCAGCCGTTGTGCGTTTAATTCCGCATAAGGAATTGCCGCACCCAGTGAAAGATTTATATTGGTTGAACCGTGTTTGCTCCCAAGCGTTTAATCAACGTCGAAAAACATTACGCAATGCACTTTCAACACTATTTTCACCTGAAAATCTGACCGCACTTGGTATTGATTTAAATGCACGTGCAGAAAATTTGGCTATCGCAGATTATGCGCGCTTAGCGAACTGGTTGGCGGATAATCCTCCTGCTGATGTCAATAAAGATGAAATCTTAGATTCAGAAGAGTAA
- the apaH gene encoding bis(5'-nucleosyl)-tetraphosphatase (symmetrical) ApaH: MATYFVGDLQGCYDELQLLLERVDFNPTQDKLYLVGDLVARGDKSLECLRFVKSLGNAAQTVLGNHDLHLIATALGIKKVKLRDRVDAIFNAPDFNELIHWLRHQPLLVHNEELNFLMAHAGIAPDWDLETAKACAAEVEQILQHGDFHYLIENMYSEQPDRWSPYLQGLARHRYIINAFTRMRFCYLDHRFDFACKSPLKDAPAELTPWFNLDNPLYKQIPIVFGHWASLVDEPTPQGIYALDTGCVWNNRMTMLRWEDKQFFTQSAVKNYSDF, from the coding sequence ATGGCAACCTATTTCGTCGGTGATTTACAAGGCTGTTATGATGAATTACAGCTTTTATTAGAGCGTGTAGATTTCAATCCTACGCAAGATAAACTTTATCTTGTGGGGGATCTTGTCGCGCGTGGGGATAAATCACTTGAATGTCTTCGTTTCGTAAAATCACTTGGTAATGCGGCGCAAACCGTACTAGGGAATCACGATTTACATTTAATTGCGACCGCACTAGGTATTAAAAAAGTAAAATTGCGTGATCGTGTCGATGCCATTTTTAATGCGCCCGATTTTAATGAGCTGATTCATTGGTTACGCCACCAACCATTACTTGTACATAATGAAGAATTAAACTTCCTGATGGCACATGCCGGTATTGCGCCAGATTGGGATTTGGAAACTGCGAAAGCTTGCGCAGCTGAAGTTGAACAGATTTTACAGCACGGCGATTTTCATTATCTCATTGAAAATATGTATTCTGAACAGCCTGATCGCTGGTCACCTTATTTACAGGGCTTAGCGCGCCATCGCTACATTATTAATGCTTTCACTCGAATGCGTTTTTGCTATTTAGATCATCGCTTTGATTTTGCTTGTAAATCTCCTTTAAAAGATGCACCAGCGGAGCTCACGCCTTGGTTTAATTTAGATAATCCACTTTATAAACAAATTCCCATTGTCTTTGGGCACTGGGCAAGTTTAGTGGATGAACCTACACCACAAGGTATTTATGCACTAGATACGGGATGCGTGTGGAATAATCGAATGACTATGTTGCGTTGGGAAGACAAACAGTTCTTCACGCAAAGTGCGGTCAAAAATTACAGTGATTTTTAA
- a CDS encoding glucose-6-phosphate 1-dehydrogenase family protein has protein sequence MLSLTTESCELFNIPFYQFAQMKKFCPEDIPAIKADYKLHWDNWKAIIQEVAKQLGMPFAKPHIESWTNGWQVRAHFFAYFKYEFNQNSAAIFSVLLNRRRLRVCLDWHCYRADRSQINVQQYNQWLDQFDFKQFADFDIWREDESEYDDFRQVKRISEKDLLLRSDEDFWCIGKSIEKAELYQIDPVSFITKTIQQLQPLYDRCHQ, from the coding sequence ATGCTCTCGCTTACGACTGAATCTTGTGAACTGTTCAATATTCCTTTCTATCAATTCGCCCAAATGAAAAAATTCTGCCCGGAAGATATTCCGGCGATTAAAGCTGATTACAAATTACATTGGGATAACTGGAAAGCGATTATTCAAGAAGTGGCGAAGCAACTTGGCATGCCTTTTGCGAAACCTCATATCGAAAGTTGGACCAATGGCTGGCAGGTTCGAGCACATTTCTTCGCTTATTTTAAATACGAGTTTAATCAAAATTCTGCAGCCATTTTTTCAGTGTTATTAAATCGTCGCCGACTAAGAGTATGTTTAGATTGGCATTGCTATCGTGCTGATCGCTCACAAATTAATGTGCAACAATATAATCAGTGGCTTGATCAATTTGATTTCAAACAATTTGCTGATTTTGATATTTGGCGAGAAGATGAAAGCGAATATGATGATTTTCGCCAAGTGAAGCGCATTTCTGAAAAAGATCTTCTCTTACGCTCAGATGAGGATTTTTGGTGCATAGGGAAAAGCATTGAAAAAGCTGAACTTTATCAAATTGATCCCGTTTCATTTATCACAAAAACCATTCAACAATTACAACCACTTTACGATCGTTGCCATCAATAA
- a CDS encoding NAD(P)/FAD-dependent oxidoreductase gives MKNVVIVGGGAGGIELATFLGDKLGRKKQAKVTLVDRNATHLWKPLLHEIATGVMDDGTDSLSYRAHGKNHHFSFEQGSITRINREQKYVELAPVYGQEGDMLVVARRIPYDYLVIAIGSKSNDFNTKGVADNCIFLDSSDQALRFQQRMLELFLKFSENRALDDIGEEEFKQKLVDESKVNIAIVGGGATGVELTAELYHATEDLSSYGYGKIDNSCLQVTLVEAGPRLLPALPENLSAAVLDELQEMGANVKLNTMITEAQPNTLITKDGEEIKADLIVWAAGVRTSTVTQQFDGLELNRINQLVVKDTLQTTVDDSIFAIGDCAALMQPNGKLVPPRAQAAHQMAKACAKNIFALFEQKPLKAFKYNDKGTLVSLSSFTALGSISNKFGKNPLTVQGKFAQFAYVSLYRMHQHALHGCIKIGLIILVDKLNHYLKPRLKLH, from the coding sequence ATGAAAAACGTCGTGATCGTTGGCGGTGGTGCTGGCGGCATAGAGTTAGCGACATTTTTAGGCGACAAATTAGGTCGCAAAAAACAGGCTAAAGTGACGCTTGTGGATCGCAATGCAACCCACTTGTGGAAACCCTTATTACATGAAATTGCTACGGGCGTGATGGATGATGGCACAGATTCTCTGAGCTATCGCGCACATGGTAAAAATCACCATTTCAGTTTTGAACAGGGTTCAATCACACGTATTAATCGTGAGCAAAAATATGTTGAACTAGCCCCCGTTTATGGGCAAGAAGGCGATATGCTCGTAGTTGCGCGCCGTATTCCTTATGATTACTTAGTGATTGCGATCGGTAGTAAATCGAACGATTTCAATACAAAAGGCGTCGCTGATAACTGTATTTTCTTGGATAGTTCTGATCAAGCACTTCGCTTCCAACAAAGAATGTTGGAATTATTCCTTAAATTCTCAGAAAACCGTGCATTAGACGATATTGGTGAAGAAGAATTTAAACAGAAATTGGTCGATGAGAGCAAAGTCAATATTGCGATTGTTGGCGGTGGTGCTACTGGCGTGGAATTAACCGCAGAGCTTTATCATGCAACTGAAGACTTATCTTCTTATGGTTACGGCAAAATTGATAATTCTTGCTTGCAAGTCACCTTAGTTGAAGCAGGTCCTCGCTTATTACCGGCTCTACCTGAAAATTTATCTGCAGCGGTATTAGATGAATTGCAAGAAATGGGGGCAAACGTGAAATTAAATACGATGATCACCGAAGCCCAACCAAATACGCTTATCACCAAAGATGGCGAAGAAATCAAAGCGGATCTTATTGTGTGGGCGGCAGGTGTTCGCACCTCAACGGTGACACAGCAATTCGATGGATTAGAGCTTAACCGCATCAATCAATTAGTAGTAAAAGATACTCTCCAAACCACAGTGGATGACAGTATTTTTGCCATTGGCGACTGTGCGGCATTAATGCAACCAAATGGAAAATTAGTCCCTCCAAGAGCGCAAGCAGCACATCAGATGGCAAAAGCCTGTGCAAAAAATATCTTTGCACTTTTTGAGCAAAAACCATTAAAAGCATTCAAATACAACGACAAAGGAACTTTGGTTTCTCTTTCAAGCTTTACCGCATTGGGTAGCATTTCAAATAAATTTGGGAAAAACCCACTAACTGTTCAAGGTAAATTTGCACAGTTTGCGTATGTGTCTTTATATCGTATGCATCAACATGCTTTGCATGGATGTATTAAGATTGGCTTGATTATTTTAGTGGATAAACTTAACCACTATTTAAAACCAAGATTGAAATTACATTAA
- the folD gene encoding bifunctional methylenetetrahydrofolate dehydrogenase/methenyltetrahydrofolate cyclohydrolase FolD produces MTAQIISGTELSKKIKSDVTSKIEHYRAQGKRAPGLAVILVGADPASQVYVGSKRKSCEEIGMVSKSYDLPETTTEAELLQLIDQLNADETIDGILVQLPLPEQINSSLVIERISPEKDVDGFHPYNVGRLCQRIPTLRACTPYGVMKLLETTGIDLHGKHAVIVGASNIVGRPMSLELLLAGATVTVTHRFTKDLEHHIRQADVLVVAVGKPRFIPGDWIKEGATVIDVGINRINGKLVGDVEYDVARQKAAYITPVPGGVGPMTVAMLMFNTLYAYEHKNQLV; encoded by the coding sequence ATGACCGCCCAAATTATTTCAGGTACTGAACTATCAAAAAAAATCAAATCTGATGTTACCAGTAAAATTGAACATTATCGTGCTCAAGGTAAACGTGCTCCAGGGCTTGCAGTAATTTTAGTGGGTGCAGATCCTGCTTCTCAAGTCTATGTGGGTAGCAAACGTAAAAGTTGTGAAGAGATTGGAATGGTCTCGAAATCCTATGATTTACCTGAAACCACGACAGAGGCGGAACTACTACAACTGATTGACCAATTAAATGCCGATGAGACCATTGATGGAATTTTGGTACAGCTTCCATTGCCGGAGCAGATTAATAGTTCGTTAGTGATTGAGCGTATTAGCCCTGAAAAAGACGTAGATGGTTTCCACCCTTATAATGTGGGGCGTTTATGCCAACGTATCCCAACTTTACGTGCTTGCACCCCTTATGGCGTGATGAAATTATTAGAAACCACCGGTATTGATTTACACGGTAAACATGCGGTGATCGTTGGGGCTTCAAATATTGTGGGTCGTCCAATGTCACTTGAATTATTATTAGCAGGTGCTACGGTCACAGTAACACACCGTTTCACCAAAGATTTAGAGCATCATATTCGTCAGGCGGATGTTTTAGTGGTGGCCGTCGGCAAGCCTCGTTTTATTCCAGGCGATTGGATTAAAGAAGGGGCAACAGTCATTGATGTGGGCATTAACCGTATCAATGGCAAATTAGTGGGTGATGTGGAATATGATGTGGCGCGACAAAAAGCGGCTTATATTACGCCAGTACCGGGTGGAGTAGGGCCAATGACAGTTGCCATGCTGATGTTTAATACGCTTTATGCTTATGAGCATAAAAATCAACTTGTTTAA
- the dauA gene encoding C4-dicarboxylic acid transporter DauA, with translation MQIKSLFSKNVFLAVKPFSALKESFREGYGKQKLIKDIIAGLTVGVIAIPLSMALAIASGVPPQHGLYTAIVASIVISLTGGSRFNISGPTAAFVVILYPVTQQFGLSGLLMATLLSGIILVIMALSRLGRLIEYIPLPVTLGFTCGIGITIGTLQIKDFLGLDIAQMPSHYIEKVQAILTALPTISWADTAVGFATLFVLTQWHKLRLPIPGHLPAVIIGTLMALALRQFGFSVETIGTAFHYTLADGTTGNGIPNVLPEFALPWNIPNAQGEIINWNFDKIQDLLPAAFSMAVLGAIESLLCAVILDNMTDTKHRSNNELLAQGLGNIVSPFLGGITATAAIARSAANVKSGAVSPISSVVHALLVLFSLLFFANALSYLPLSSMAALLLMVAWHMANLPEIIRLARRSTQNEIAVLFTCLILTVLFDMVIAISVGVLLASLLFIRTIAEMTKAIEQPAPEDLNDVLAYRISGPLFFAAADKLFADLHDKTVHTDHEIKHIVLQCDAVTVLDTGGIHALTHFVQHMLPHQQIYLCNMQFQPLRMLVKSNSVPELQKINYGSDLQDVFNKIREFEQANP, from the coding sequence ATGCAAATCAAATCTCTCTTTTCTAAAAATGTGTTTCTGGCTGTAAAACCATTTAGCGCATTGAAAGAATCTTTCCGTGAAGGTTACGGAAAACAAAAATTGATTAAAGATATTATTGCGGGTCTCACCGTGGGAGTCATTGCGATTCCCCTCTCCATGGCCTTAGCCATTGCCAGCGGTGTTCCACCACAACATGGCCTTTATACGGCTATTGTGGCGAGTATTGTGATTTCATTAACTGGTGGATCGCGTTTCAATATTTCTGGACCAACCGCGGCATTTGTCGTAATTTTATATCCCGTTACCCAACAATTTGGACTCAGTGGTTTGCTCATGGCTACGCTACTTTCGGGGATTATTTTAGTCATCATGGCCTTGTCTCGATTAGGACGACTAATTGAGTATATACCTCTCCCCGTTACACTTGGCTTTACCTGCGGGATTGGCATTACCATCGGCACCTTGCAAATCAAAGATTTCTTAGGTTTAGATATTGCCCAGATGCCGTCTCACTATATTGAAAAAGTACAGGCTATTTTGACCGCACTTCCGACGATTAGCTGGGCTGATACTGCTGTTGGTTTTGCCACCTTATTTGTACTCACACAATGGCACAAACTTCGTTTACCTATACCAGGTCATTTGCCTGCAGTCATTATTGGTACACTGATGGCATTAGCATTAAGACAATTTGGCTTCTCGGTTGAAACTATTGGTACGGCGTTCCACTACACCTTAGCGGATGGCACAACGGGAAATGGCATTCCGAATGTCTTGCCCGAGTTTGCCTTACCTTGGAATATTCCAAACGCGCAGGGTGAAATCATTAATTGGAATTTTGATAAAATACAAGATCTCTTACCTGCAGCTTTTTCAATGGCAGTATTAGGTGCGATTGAGTCCCTACTTTGTGCGGTCATTTTAGATAATATGACGGATACCAAACATCGCTCCAATAATGAATTACTCGCTCAAGGCTTAGGGAATATTGTTTCACCATTCTTAGGCGGGATTACCGCAACTGCAGCTATTGCGCGCTCAGCCGCTAATGTGAAATCGGGTGCGGTATCACCAATATCTAGTGTTGTTCATGCACTCTTAGTCTTATTCTCACTGTTATTCTTTGCGAATGCCCTGTCTTACTTGCCACTTTCCTCCATGGCTGCTCTATTGTTGATGGTCGCATGGCATATGGCAAATCTGCCTGAAATCATTCGTTTGGCGCGTCGTTCCACACAAAATGAAATTGCGGTGTTGTTCACTTGCCTAATTCTCACTGTGTTATTCGATATGGTGATTGCTATCTCAGTTGGCGTATTATTGGCGAGCCTCTTATTTATCCGTACCATTGCAGAAATGACAAAAGCCATTGAGCAACCTGCACCAGAAGATCTGAATGATGTGTTAGCTTACCGTATCAGTGGCCCATTGTTCTTTGCGGCGGCAGATAAACTCTTTGCTGATTTACACGATAAAACCGTACATACGGATCACGAGATCAAACATATTGTATTGCAATGCGATGCCGTGACCGTGCTTGATACTGGGGGTATTCATGCACTCACCCACTTTGTACAACATATGTTGCCACATCAACAAATCTACTTGTGCAATATGCAGTTCCAACCACTGAGAATGTTAGTGAAATCAAACTCTGTTCCTGAATTGCAAAAAATCAACTACGGCTCAGATTTACAAGATGTCTTTAATAAAATTCGTGAGTTTGAACAAGCAAATCCATAA
- the rph gene encoding ribonuclease PH, with translation MRPNNRENHQSRPIKITRNYTKHAEGSVLVEFGDTKVLCTASVDESVPRFLKGQNQGWVTAEYGMLPRSTHSRMQREAAKGKQGGRTMEIQRLIARSLRAMVDLEALGERSITLDCDVIQADGGTRTASITGAAVALCDAINGLIANGTLKTNPIKGLVAAISVGIVEGEAVCDLEYVEDSAAETDMNVVMMEDGRMIEVQGTAEGEPFSHEELLTLLGLAKQGCEQIFAAQREALGL, from the coding sequence ATGCGTCCAAATAATCGTGAAAATCATCAATCTCGTCCAATCAAAATCACCCGTAATTACACGAAACATGCTGAAGGCTCAGTATTAGTTGAATTTGGTGATACCAAAGTATTATGTACGGCGAGTGTTGATGAAAGCGTACCGCGTTTCTTAAAAGGACAAAATCAAGGTTGGGTTACGGCAGAATATGGCATGTTGCCACGCTCTACACACAGCCGTATGCAACGTGAGGCCGCAAAAGGCAAACAAGGTGGACGTACCATGGAAATTCAACGCTTAATCGCTCGTTCATTGCGCGCAATGGTTGACTTAGAAGCCCTTGGCGAACGTTCTATTACCTTAGACTGCGATGTGATTCAAGCGGATGGCGGTACAAGAACTGCTTCGATCACCGGTGCAGCAGTGGCTTTATGTGATGCTATCAACGGTTTAATCGCTAACGGCACATTAAAAACCAATCCAATCAAAGGTCTGGTTGCGGCAATTTCGGTCGGAATTGTTGAAGGTGAAGCCGTATGTGATTTGGAATATGTGGAAGATTCAGCCGCTGAAACAGACATGAACGTTGTGATGATGGAAGATGGCCGCATGATCGAAGTGCAAGGTACTGCAGAAGGTGAACCATTCAGCCACGAAGAATTACTCACCTTATTAGGCTTAGCAAAACAAGGCTGCGAACAAATCTTCGCTGCACAACGTGAAGCATTAGGTTTATAG
- the pyrE gene encoding orotate phosphoribosyltransferase, whose protein sequence is MESYKIEFIKFALSRQVLKFGEFTLKSGRKSPYFFNAGLFSTGADLARLGEYYAKAIQSSAVDFDVIFGPAYKGIPIATSVSIALFNQFNRDTPVCFNRKEAKDHGEGGNLIGSSLTGNVLLVDDVITAGTAIRESMALLEANHAKLAAVFIALNRQEKGKGELSAIQEVERDYQCKVLSIIDFNDLMQFIENEADYQQYLPAMRAYRESYGV, encoded by the coding sequence ATGGAAAGCTACAAAATCGAATTTATTAAGTTCGCGTTGAGTCGCCAAGTCCTCAAGTTTGGTGAATTTACCCTAAAATCAGGTCGAAAAAGCCCTTATTTTTTCAATGCCGGATTGTTTAGTACTGGCGCAGATCTTGCTCGCTTAGGTGAATACTATGCTAAGGCAATTCAATCAAGTGCGGTCGATTTTGATGTCATTTTTGGACCTGCCTATAAAGGCATTCCGATTGCGACGAGCGTTTCCATTGCACTATTCAATCAATTTAATCGTGATACACCTGTTTGCTTTAATCGCAAAGAAGCCAAAGATCACGGTGAAGGTGGTAATTTGATCGGTAGTTCATTAACAGGCAATGTATTATTAGTCGATGACGTGATTACTGCAGGAACCGCTATTCGTGAATCCATGGCGCTTCTTGAAGCCAATCACGCCAAATTAGCTGCTGTCTTTATTGCATTAAACCGTCAGGAAAAAGGCAAAGGGGAACTTTCTGCTATTCAAGAAGTGGAACGCGACTATCAGTGCAAAGTGCTTTCCATTATTGATTTTAATGATTTAATGCAATTCATTGAAAATGAAGCCGATTATCAGCAATATTTGCCAGCGATGCGTGCTTATCGTGAAAGTTATGGTGTGTAA
- the djlA gene encoding co-chaperone DjlA, translated as MYFFGKIIGVFLGFKWGGFFGAIAGLILGSIADKKLYELGSVNSSFFKKKTTRQALFMQTTFAVLGHLSKSKGRVTEEDIQLANQLMNQMQLDESHRKLAQEAFSRGKATDFPLRQVIREFRIGCGQRADLLRMFLHVQVQAAFADSQLHDSEKEVLYVVAEELGLSRMQFEQMLAMEIAARQFTQGGFYRQYQQGGYQQQGGYQYQQQGGYQQSSGPTLSDAYKVLGVSESDDRNAVKRAYRRLMNEHHPDKLVAKGLPPEMMEMAKEKAQQIQAAYDLICKVKGWK; from the coding sequence ATGTATTTTTTTGGAAAGATTATCGGCGTTTTTCTCGGTTTTAAATGGGGTGGTTTTTTCGGTGCCATCGCAGGACTCATTTTAGGCTCAATCGCAGATAAAAAACTCTATGAGCTTGGTTCGGTTAACTCTAGCTTTTTTAAGAAAAAAACGACCCGACAAGCACTCTTTATGCAAACCACTTTTGCGGTACTTGGACATTTAAGTAAATCCAAAGGTCGAGTGACGGAAGAAGATATTCAACTGGCAAATCAATTGATGAACCAGATGCAATTAGATGAGAGTCATCGAAAACTTGCTCAAGAGGCATTTAGTCGAGGTAAAGCAACCGATTTTCCACTACGTCAGGTGATTCGCGAATTCCGCATTGGATGTGGACAACGCGCTGATTTATTGAGAATGTTCTTGCACGTGCAAGTGCAAGCTGCCTTTGCTGATTCTCAATTACATGACTCAGAAAAAGAAGTGCTTTATGTGGTGGCTGAAGAGCTTGGTCTTTCCCGTATGCAATTTGAGCAAATGCTCGCAATGGAAATTGCAGCTCGTCAATTTACTCAAGGTGGATTCTATCGCCAATACCAACAAGGCGGTTATCAACAGCAAGGTGGTTATCAATACCAACAACAAGGTGGTTACCAACAATCTTCTGGCCCAACATTAAGTGATGCTTATAAAGTATTGGGCGTGAGTGAAAGTGATGATCGTAATGCTGTAAAACGTGCATATCGTCGTTTAATGAATGAACATCACCCAGATAAATTAGTCGCTAAAGGCTTACCGCCAGAAATGATGGAAATGGCCAAAGAAAAAGCGCAACAAATCCAAGCCGCTTACGATTTAATTTGTAAAGTGAAAGGCTGGAAATAG
- the dusC gene encoding tRNA dihydrouridine(16) synthase DusC — translation MRVILAPMQGVLDPFVRQLLTEVNEYDLCITEFVRVVDQLLPEKVFYRLCPELKNQGFTPSKTPVRVQLLGQHPNCLAENANRAIELGSHGIDLNCGCPSKTVNGSNGGAALLKQPELIYQATLALRKTVPYHLPVSVKVRLGWDCTSQAFEIADAVQQGGATEITIHGRTKADGYRADRINWEKIGEVRSRLTIPVIANGEIWCWEDGQACLKATGCEDLMVGRGALNIPNLSLVLKQNCEKMPWADIQKILQKYAKMENFHDSGFYHVARIKQWLRYLNKEYPEADIVFERIKTSKTAEDLRERLYQG, via the coding sequence GTGCGTGTTATCCTCGCCCCCATGCAAGGGGTGCTCGATCCTTTCGTTCGCCAACTTCTAACTGAAGTGAATGAATACGATCTCTGCATCACCGAATTTGTCCGCGTGGTGGATCAACTCTTACCCGAAAAAGTCTTTTATCGTCTTTGCCCTGAACTCAAAAATCAGGGCTTTACACCTTCTAAAACACCCGTTCGTGTCCAACTTTTAGGCCAACATCCGAACTGTCTTGCTGAAAATGCCAATCGCGCTATTGAGCTTGGGTCACATGGTATTGATTTAAATTGTGGCTGCCCATCCAAAACTGTTAACGGGAGTAACGGAGGTGCAGCTCTACTCAAACAACCTGAATTAATTTATCAAGCGACTCTAGCCTTACGAAAAACTGTACCTTACCATTTACCTGTCAGTGTAAAAGTAAGGTTGGGTTGGGATTGTACTTCACAGGCTTTTGAAATTGCCGATGCCGTACAACAAGGTGGCGCGACTGAAATCACCATTCACGGCAGAACCAAAGCCGATGGCTATCGTGCTGATCGCATCAATTGGGAAAAAATCGGTGAAGTGAGATCTCGCTTGACGATCCCGGTGATTGCTAATGGTGAAATTTGGTGTTGGGAAGATGGTCAAGCATGTTTGAAAGCCACAGGTTGCGAGGATCTGATGGTCGGACGTGGTGCATTAAATATTCCGAACCTAAGTCTTGTACTCAAACAAAATTGTGAAAAAATGCCTTGGGCGGATATTCAAAAAATCTTGCAAAAATATGCGAAAATGGAAAACTTCCATGATTCAGGTTTTTATCATGTTGCCCGCATCAAACAATGGCTACGATATCTTAATAAAGAATATCCTGAAGCGGATATCGTTTTTGAGCGAATTAAAACCAGCAAAACAGCAGAAGATCTGAGAGAACGACTCTATCAGGGCTAA